Proteins encoded in a region of the Suncus etruscus isolate mSunEtr1 chromosome 1, mSunEtr1.pri.cur, whole genome shotgun sequence genome:
- the LOC126007705 gene encoding copper transport protein ATOX1-like, whose product MPRHKFSVDMACEGCSNAVTHVLNKRGGVQFDIDLPNKKVSIDSEHDVDKLLETLGKTGKAVSYLGPK is encoded by the coding sequence ATGCCGAGACACAAGTTCTCTGTGGACATGGCCTGTGAGGGCTGCTCTAATGCTGTCACGCATGTGCTCAACAAGCGGGGAGGGGTGCAGTTTGACATAGACCTGCCCAACAAAAAGGTGAGCATTGACTCAGAGCACGATGTGGACAAGCTGCTGGAGACGCTGGGCAAGACCGGCAAAGCTGTATCCTACCTGGGGCCCAAGTAG